cctgagatcatatggatatgcctctctggagtctgcggcggtgggtctcttctatccatatcgtctcgctttctctttccatgactgtccgacctttctatgagatatctatcaagccgaccttctctagccagcttttctatcacattcttgaggtcgtagcagtcgtttgtggagtgaccatatattttatggtactcgcagtaatcgctgcggcttcccccttttttgtttttaatgggtctagggggtggcagtctttcagtgttgcaaatctctctgtatacatccactatagaaactttcaggggagtataagagtgatattttcttggcctctcgagaccgagttcttcctttttcctGGCTTCCCTTTCCTTCTCTTTAGTTGAGGGAGGGGGtccaggtcgccaactcaggtcccttaatttggcattttcctccatattgatgtacttttcagctctttcttgtacatcacttagagaaacggggtgtcttttagatatggactgtgagaagggaccttctctgagcccattgactagccccattatgactgcctctgtgggcaggtcttggatctccagacatgctttgttgaacctttccatataggctcgcaaagactctccgacctcctgttttattcccaggaggctcggcgCATGTTTTACCTTGTCTTTCtgaattgagaacctcatcaaaaatttccttgagaggtcttcaaagctggtgaTCGATCTCGGTggaaggctatcgaaccacttcattgctgctttcgataaagtggtcggaAAAGCTTTGCATCGCGTCGCGTCGGAAGCATCggctaggtacatccgacttttgaagttgctcagatgatgctttggatccgtggttccatcgtagaggtccatatccgggcttttgaagtttctcggaacctttgccctcattatgtcctcgctgaaaggatcctctCCACCCGATAGTTGTTCTTCTTGTTCGTCGCGGGAGTTGTGACTCTTGAGGGAAGATTCTAGctttaagagttttctttctaactcttttcgccgttccatctcctctttgagGTACttttcagtttctttttgcCTCTCCCGCTCTTGTTCTAACTGTTCCAGGCGGCTGTGGACTAACCCCATTAGTTCAGTTACGTGGGATGGTCCGCCTTTTTCTGATTTGCGCCCATCTGAGGAATTTACCTTCGGGTTTTTTACCCCGGAGGTGCCCTCTCTGTGTTGATTGTTAACTTCCTGGTGTAGGGCTAGATCCGCATCGTTATTACTcatgtccagattctcttgttcgGAATCTGTTTCCACAtggccttcttcgtgggatctgtccgccatcaatggatgatctctcgggtccccggcaacggcgccaatgttacggtgggtaaccggagattgtCTGAATGGATGGCGTTGGCTGGCCCAAATATGTGGAGGAGGAGGTTTTCGTGTGAGTAGGCAACTCGGGAGACTCCGTCTGACTTGTGTTCGtaagtgaatggggggtggtacctgcaaagacactccgatgcctaagttagcaagagtgtgagcaggtctaaagagtattgggcttagagatacctgaggggtgtcagtgtatttatagtggtgagccaataaccaccgttggagtagtgccgtatctttagggtaTTAACCGCCCATTATCTttgggaggttaagatatggctttatgaagcggttagagagattttaggggaggttactcatttgaatgagtgtttatctgccagctaatctcatgtcCGACTCCTTTAGTGCAAGTCGTAGTTGATACCGACTTCTTACGTGAAGGTCGGTACTTAGCTAGGCTTAATCCTTCAGATTAGGCattttatttggacctgggcctttgatattgggccagggtatgaacacaaagtaagaataaatagataaatttaatacaaaacaATAATAGAGTACatcaaagaataaaaaaatgataaaaaataataaaaatttcataaaatcaacaatatatatcatatgaacaaaaaaatacaataaaatcaaattaaaaaataaaaaatttcatacaCAACATAAATACACTAcaggaaaagatagaaaaaaaagaatttatatgaacaaaaataatatatttttatataatatatttttagtattttggtaCTCTTTTTTTAgcatgttataattttttactattattattatttacaattaattttttgtttaatttactttacctaacagaattaataaattatattataaaaatataataacaaaCATAATACACAAAAATCACAATTATAAAAGTGTATAATGTCAAACAAatagttgaaaaaaaataaataatagaaaatagaactcatataaatagaaataacaagaattttataaataatacaataacatATATAAAGGATAAAGTTGGTAAAAGGTAAATAAATTGTTAGTATCTATGGCTAAAAGCTAGTTAAGAAAACGCAGAAGTTACAAATAGTTGCTTCTTGTAAACGTGGTTTTGGCAACAAAATCACTTCTGCGTTCATGAGAAAAAAATTTGCCAAACCAAAAGTTGAAGCTTTTAAGAAATTTAAGCGTGCTTCTTCCCTTCCAACGAGTTTCCCAAACACACCCTAAGTGTTTTTATAATATCGTTTTGGATAAACagtttaatcaaattttaaaaaaaatagtttaaataataaatacttaTATTAAAAGTTGTAAATTCtgctaaaattaataaataattagttaataaattaaattttaattagaaaaattagaaatataaatctaatattaaaataggatAGATCTCTtcaaaacgagaattttgacactaatttcaaataatttggCACAAAATTGGACAGAGAGACTAAATCGGTTGAACCAGATCCAAAATTGATCCAAAGTCCAACCGAGCCCATCCATTAAGTGAGAACCCAGCTTCTCTTTCCCTTCTCTTCCTCATTTACATTGGGAAACATTTCAAGGAGGGGGAAGAACAAGAGCAAACCTAACCCTCATTCATATAATCAAACCACTATAACTTCCTCATCCGAGTTcagatcgccgcaccgtttacGGCTACGTGTTTAGCGCGTCGAGCTCTACACTTCTATCAGAACAATTTTTTTGGTAAGTCACTCTAGCACTCCAGCCTCTCCTTCccctcaattttcaaaaattatgtgTGCCCAGGTTGAGAATTTGTTCATTTTGATTCTCTAGGTTCAAATTAGCTTGTGGAGCTTGTTGGTTTTAGCTCTCTTGGTCCGTGTGTACGGTGAGGTTTCTTGCCTTGGTCAATTCTTGGTTTTGAGTATGtgaattctgaattttgaaTCATATATGTATGATAGGTACGAACTaggtatatatatacatgtattGGGATTGAATTGTGGACATTTGAATGCTTGGTGAAGGATTGGCGCCAAGGTCTTGgtggttttgtgaattgtggggCTGTGTGTATGGCCAAAGTATGGTTTAGATTTCgcgtatttaatatataatactcTGTGAAAATTTAGGATAGACGACCCTAGAATAAGTTGGAATGTAAATGAACGTTTAATGTTTGGTATCCTTGTTGTTGAATTGTACTATGAGTTGTGTACTAGGTTATTGTTGTGGATAATGATAACAAGATGTGAATTGATGAATTTATGAATAAGAACTTGTTGAAGGGATATGTGAATGTCTTGGATAGGTGGATGACAATTTGTTGATGTATTTACAAAGTTGATATATGATCTTGTGGAATTGGGTTATGATAGTTATGGAATAATTATTGTGGTAATGGTAAAGTGAGGTTGTGTTGATTTTGGTGCTTGTTAACTAGTTGGTGATTTGATGAATTGATAACTAATGACTTGAGTACATGAGCATATGAGCTTAGAATTGGTGAATTATAATTTTGGTTGATGCATTTGGGAAGTGTGTGtatgttgttgttgatttaaGGTATGGTTATTACGGTGGCTGTGGTGGTAATGATATAGATAGGTTATGCTGATGGTAAGTTGAATTTAAAGAAAATGGAGGTTTGGGGTTTTGAATGAAAACTTGATTTTTACGAATTTTGGCAGTTCATAACTCGAACCTCAAATTTTGGAAGAAGATGATATTTGTTTCAAATCAAAGAGGGTTTTATAAGTTTGAGAACAGTATAAATTTTGTGGAAAATCGAATTCTATAAAGGAAGTTGTGGACACCGAAAATCTGGTgcaaaaactaaaaatttttaaaatacagcagaatcagaatttcTTGTGTGTGTCTACGCACACTGATGTGCGCATGCAacccaacaatatcaacaaCTTTACTTGTGTGTACGCACGCCTTTGTGCGCATGCACACCTTGTGTTTTACAGAAAACGTGCGTACGCACGCCATGGTGCGCACGCACGCACCGGGGTATGCTTACTGCTGGTGGCGCTCGCATAGGTGAGGTGCACGCACACTACGTAGTTCCTAGTTGGTGTGCGCACACACACGCTCTGCCTTTCACAaactgtgcgcacgcacacttgtGTGCGTCTGCACACACTCTATTTTTCCAGCACGTATATTTTTATGATTCAAACAAGGTTTTGAacctctaaacctctatttttattcttttaaaccTAGATATTATTAGTAAACTTAGTAATTAGTTGAAGGTAGAAAATTGTGGTAACTTGGAGATGAAAAAAATGGTAAACATGATGAATTATGAGAGAATGATGTGAAAGCTAAATGAATACATATTGCTATAGCTAAGATGAATGATTATATGATGAATGTGAATGGTTTTGAATATTATGCGGCTTATGAATTTAATGATATATGAAatacgagttttcctgggtaACAGAACCATGGCTTGCCACTACGTGTTCTATGTtgaaactcgatactctgttgaccctacgtcgtaagggtgaccgggcaaGTATAAATTCTCGGAAATGGATATCCCTCATTGAGTGAGATataaatgaatgaatgaatgagaaatctatgcatagactcataGGGATGCGCGACGAGGGACAGTCTAAGGGTTTCGGACTTgttgggttggctggataaccgaagatgagcctcatcagttATAGAACATGCATACATCATGTGTATTctgtttgttttgtttgctaTGCATTACTTGGGATTGCCTAACTGAATATATATTTTGCTAATTGTTATATCTGCTACCTGCACTACCTGTTTCCTACTTATGCATGAAATTGTTTGCTTGTTTGTCTCTGCTAAATCATTGGTGATGGAGGAGCGGAGGAAAGGTGGATCGATTTGGTGATAATGTTAGGTTTAAGTAAATAAGTTTAGAATTTATTAGAACACCTACCCTTTTTATGGCTTCTGCTTAGAGTGTAAGTTTTATAACTGAGTATTGGCATTCTAGGATTGTCTTTGGTATTCCGAGGACTTTATATATTATATGCGTGgtacctttaccatgctgaaaacctccagttctcaccccatactgtgttgttgttttcagatgcaggtcgagaagctcctcgctaggcgtctggatTCCTGAAGCGGAGTGGTCCTTGGGTTCTTTTGATTATCAGTATATATACATATGTGCTTAGCTTTCTCTCCAAGAAACTTGTttattttgtccccttttatgaGTTTTAAGGAGAGTTAAGGCTTTATTTCTGTATTTTAATTTGGGTATTTTGGGATACTtgtatatgtatgtaaatattctccggccagccttggcttcgcaggctgagtcaggGACTAGTTATGCTGTATTCTTGGCTATCTATTCACTCTTTCGCTTATTCATATCTATAACCTTTATGTTTCTTAGCACGCAAATAATTCCGTTtcttgagcgttgcgctttttattttgcgattttgctttacccgtttttcaagactcataatatattatatttttccattattatacgtatatattttattttagaggtttGTAACACCACACTACATCTGTtctacgacttaagcgtaaagttCTGTGTAGTAGGATGTTACaaaagtaacttataaataaattattttatatttgattttttaattctaaaagtgcttatttaaaaaaaaatgataaaatactttttattatgagagaagtcatttttttaacttctccaTAAGcgctaaaataattttttagaaagttataatttaattttaaaacttgTACCCGATATTAATATTATACTTTTTTAtaagttaaaagtaaaaaaataataatttataaacctATTCAAACATACTCTAAGTCCAACAAAAAAAGGCACGCATATACATATCATTTCTCCTTCTCCACACTTTCAGCACAAAAAATTTATGTAGAGTATGAAATTTTATTGACATAACACATCAAATCTtatacaaaacacaaaaaagtTGTATATAGCACAAATTTATCtataacataaaattttttacatataatacataaaattttatCCGCGGTACATAAATTTTTGTtggaaatatattttttttagcttGGAGAGTCAATTGTGGccctttaaaattttttatgttgtatgTATTTTATTAGTTGGGTAGTGTTAATGTTTTTCATATGCAGATCTTTAAAAATTgtgtcatatactaaaatttatgTCCTGTATGTATTTTGTTGGTTGAGTATTAATGTTTTGGACATGTTGTCCTTAAAAAATTTGTGTTATGCATCGAAATTTATGTgcaatgaaattaaaatttttgaattctaattttttgaacatatataaaagaagaagatgaagaacgaCGATAATAAAAGAGGATGAGGAGAAAAACGAAGAAGAAAACGACGACGTTGAAGAAGAAcaataaaagaagaataagaaggagATGGTGATGACAACAACGCTGTTGAAAGAAAAGCACGAAAAAGAAGACGatgataacaataataataacgtTGTTGAAGAAAAAGCGCGCAGAAGAAGcacaaagaaaaaggagaaggaCGATGAGAAGGATGAGGAGGACAAGACGACGATAGTGTTGTTAAAAAAAAGCATGCATGCATATGTGACTTAGTTGAAACTTAACCTGTAAAATGACTAGAATTTTAGCATCAGGAACAAAATATTATGTGAAATAACTTCAATCGTAACATCATTTTTATCATCTTATTAAATTATACATGTCAATAGTCAATAGTCAAATTGGTTCCTGAAAAATCACTCgattttcaaattaattttcgaaagaTTAAATTAATCGAAATCGTTGTCGAATGATTTAAAATTAATCACGTTAGTTTTTTTGTCTATTCTGTCACTAGTAACGTTAGCTTGGCAATCTAATCCGAATTCGGATCCTATCCGCATTAAACCAAACCCAAACCAGCAAGAAATgagattttattttttccaCATTCAGCAGCTTGTTCGTCTTAGCTGAAGTTCTACCACGTCAGTAAAATTTAATGTCGTTAGTAACAGAATAAATGGAAGGACTAACgtgattaattttaaatcttttgatgacaattttgattaatttaatcttttgaaaatcaatttaaaaatcgAATGATCTTTTAAGaactaatttgattatttaCTCTTAATTCGGctgtacttttttttcttttactttcttgtttcttttcttttcatttatattaaaaaaactaaaaaacttATACAAcctataataaaaataagatgcATTGAGAAATTTTTATTGATCTTTTGTTGCAAGGCTTGGCATTTCTTTTCCCCTTGCCATTCTACCATGTGTATTATTGTAGAATGAAAGGCAAACTATATTATGGAATGCCCACACAACAATATTTGTAGATATATTTTCATGTTGCCTCAAAATTGCTGTCCCAAGCAACTTATCACCGTTACATCTAATTTACACGCCCCATACAAATCTTTTGGCAATTAATTTACTTAAGGAATATTATATGcactcttttttttatatatattttctattttttattaagaaatacgtatataaaaaatatgtaaatatcaatttttaaagatattttctaCAATTTCATTGATTGAAATTGAAATGATCGTTTTTTATTCTAATACTGAAGTGTATAAgtttataacaaattaaaaataaatctcATATTATATATTGGTTTATTTTTTAAAGGAAAAGTTGttttgaaaaggaaaaaaaaaagaaaaaggaatttgCTAACCCTAAAATGAAAGGCAATTCTCATGGGAAACGTTTCCTGTCAGAAAACAGAAACTTTCCGTATAGGGTATAAAATCCTGGCATTTCATTTTGCAACAGCCTCAAATCATTTTTGTTGAGGAAGTTCACCGATCCAAGACAAGCAAACATATATACTTTGTGACTCTGATTTGATTGAATGGCAGAGCAACCTAACCCCAAGAACATCACCGTCAACTTAGATACATAGATCTAATTATTTGGCAGCggcaaccctaaccctaactctTCGTCGTTTTGGGGATAATtggattgaattgaattgaattggtATCCGTGaaagacgaagaagaagaacaccTAAACGAAGAAGAGGAGGCTTTTGATCACCGTAATTTGAACGATGTCTGCTGCGGTGTGCGGAAGCAAGAGATCTTTCTTCGAAGAGCTTCCTCCTTCTTCGCCACCAACATCTGTCTCCAAGAGGCTGCGCTGCTCCTCTTCTTCCCCAATTCGTCTCTCCCTTCCTACTCTCATCGATCACCTTCGCCATCATTTCCCTCATATGGATGACCAGgttccctttttattttatttttgttatcccctctttttttttttttttcatttcattggTTAATAACGATAATCTGAGCATCAATATGTAAATTATTGTGatgctttttatttatttatttatttatctcttAATTTTCAGGTTCTCGAGAGAGCGCTCCAAGAATGCGGAAATGATCTAGATGCTGCCATCAAGAGGTTGCATGGCCTTTGTCTGGGATCTGCAGATGAAAGTTCTGCTACCCTTGAGCAACCAGATGCTGCCGTGGAGACAGGTAGATCGGTGTTTTCAATCTCCCGAAAGAATTTTAGGGATTATTGATCATAATTTCTAGATGAATGTGACATTTTTTAAGAGATGGAGAGACATATTCTTCAATAGGGGCTTTATCTGTGTGTGTTTAGTAATTGCCAACTCGGAAAAATCCTTAGGTTTATGAAAATTGGATGTTAATGATGCTTTCTTGTTAAACACCTCAATCTGATGGAGTTTTGAGAAACTTGTAGGTGTATTGGAAGATAATATTAATGGGGatgcttctgcttctgcttctggGAACCAGTCAGCTACAAGCAACTTTCCTTCTGATGGAGCAGAGTGGATTGACCTGTTTGTTAGAGAAATGACATGTGCTACCAGCATCGATGATGCCAGAGCCCGTGCTGCTAGACTTCTGGAGGTTCTAGAGAAATCAATCAGTGCCCTTGCAAGTTCCGAGGAAACAATTGCACTTCGCAAGGTACACTACCATTCACAATCTGTATGATGTTTTGACATCTAGCTTTAGCTATGTGAATATCCTTTGAAAGGGGCAACTTAAATGCATTGATATACAATATGCACATTAAAGTGTTGAACATGTATAGTAATTGTTATGGTTCATCAAGAGCGTTTATTTTTCCAGGAGAACCTGATGCTGAAGGAGCAAATTGAAGCCTTGACTAAGGAGAGAAATTGTTTTAAAAGTGCCTTCAGAATCCAGCATGAAAGGCTGTCTGACTATGAGGTCAAAAGCCAAGAGTTGCAACAGTTGAAGCAATTGGTGTCTCAATACCAGGAACAGATCAGAACTCTCGAGGTGAAACCTAGCTTTGTGCTTGTTATGTTTCATAATTCACTGCTTGACCCATCATTTCATAACAGTTCAAAAAGAATTTTGGAGATTAAACCAACGTTAGTCCCGTTTCTTTGTAAAGAAAGAGAAACAAAGGAATGATGGGAGTGCATAAATTATGAAAACAGAAATGATTTAGTGATGACAAATGATATTATGGAAATCAATGGTCCGAGTTCCTGAATCCAAATTTGGTTGGGATACAGATGCATAGAATAATGGATCTGTTTCGAAAGGCATTGCATCCCTGACATGTACACTTCCCAATGAGATTGAAACTCGATATTTAATACACAATCTAAAATCAATCACTGAGTAGCAAAATAATTTCTTCTGTGGTCATATCCCAGTTTCCTGCCTTCTTCCCAACTGTACTTCTGTGTGGCAGGTGCAGTGCATTGGATCTTGACCTAAGATGGTCCTTTATGTCAAAATTTGTCAACTGTTAGCTGCTTACTTTTAGACAGAGCATTACTGAGGAAATGTTGGATGAAAATATGAGATAACAATCTTTCGTTAAAATGATTGTATTAGTATTAATTGTTTTTCCTCTTCCTTCTCCTCTTAGTATTATTTATTCTTTTGAAACATGCTGATGAATATTTATCCATGGCTTTGTTGACAGGTGAATAACTATGCCTTGCGAATGCATTTGAATCAGGCTCAACAGTACAACCCCTTTCCTGGGCGTTTCCCTCCTGATGCCTTTTAATGCATAGAAGAATAGTATAATTGCAGCCGCACAAAGGGAGCTGCATCTGCTTACTTAAAATTATGTTGGGTGATTTGTACCAAAAAATAGTATGTCGTTATTGTTACGGTGTGCGTAGCTCCTGTAGGTCAAGGAATTGTAGCTGATCCTAGTTCAGGGGTGATTTCTATCATATCAATCTGTTATAGAATATTTGAAATTACAACTCTGCAAGTAAGATAAATCGTTCAGTTAAttcaattatttattattgCCTACGGTATGACTATCGTATTTTTGGCATCAAGTGTATTACCAAGAATGTTCAAGACCTGATTgcttataattatgttttgttGCTCTTATTATGTTTTGTAGCTCTTGAATGGTCATTGGAGTTTATTTACTGCATGCTTATCATTTATCAAATGTACCAATAGCAGGGTCAGATTATGAAACATTTTCAGGTACTAATTAAGATGAAAAATCGAACTAGTATTACAACTCAGGTTAAATGAATATACCCGAATATGCCGCCAGCAACTACATGGTAATAATGGCTGTGCAAAATTTACACGGACAGGATCAACATCGAATTGTAAATCATCTTTCTTTATTCTCCTATTTAGGTTTCAAATTACAACTAAAAATTATTCTCGGTGGTTTTTGTGCTAAGTGGCTacttatttgatttgattttatcTTGCCTACTTCAAAAATCTGCACGTGGATTTTTCCTATTTACAGACTAAGACACTGGCGGAATTAGTAGTAGCATTTTTGTTTAATGTCCAGTAGACGTGCACCCTCAGGGTACCACAACTTATCCTGTGGGTCTCACCAAGTCTCTTCCCTTTCTACCCATTAAACCATGAAAGCTAAAAGCTCaacttttttctattttctttaaatttccAACGCAGTAGAATAGTACTCAATAGAGttggggagagagagagagagagagagagagagagagagagagaaagcgAGAGAGCGATGACCAAATACAAGCGCAGCAACCTCCTCTTTTCGTTGTTGTCATCTTAGAAAATAGAAATTCTACAGTTAAATCGCTTTTTTTCTTCGTTCCACATTCAATGGCGGTTATTTCTTTTTCCCTTGTCCCTTCTCTGCTCCCACCTTCTTCTTCGTCTTCGTCTTCTTCGTGCTTCTGTGGGGGGATCCCTCTCCGTTCCCACAAAAGCTTCCTTTCCATTCACTCTGCTTCTCCCTTTCCTTCTCTCGCTTCTAATTCCAAGTTCTCCGGCGGTGGCGGCTCTGGCCGGCGATTTCACACGGTGGTTTCTGCCTCCGCTGACTACTATGCTACTCTTGGTGTCCCCAAATCCGCCACCGGCAAGGAAATCAAAGCAGCTTATCGAAGGTTAGCTCGTCAGGTATCATCCGCTTTTCAATCACGCTATGACACATTTTGAAATGGAATTCTTCAAGTAGGTTTTCGGGTTTTGAATACAAATTGTTACAGTTTCGTGGCTACTTGTTGGAATTTGAACTGTGCAGCTAAATGTGAAAGCATTCCTTCTTAAGCCTCTGATTCCATGTTTATTGTTTTCCGTTCAGTACCATCCCGATGTAAACAAGGAACCTGGAGCAACTGAAAAATTCAAAGAGATCAGTGCTGCTTATGAGGTGTGCATGAAAAGTACACTACTGAATGTTATTTTGCCTTAAAATGCAATTGTCTAATTTTATAAAGTGTTTGGTTTAGGGTCCCAACATGTGTGCTATATCCCCTCTTTCAGTTTTTGTGCATAAATTTACGTTAAAATATTTGGCCATTGCTCCTTATTTTACCCATTGAGCAGTGTGCTTCAGCTGCTGATGGCTTGATTCGTTAATTTCTTCCGTTTAACTCCTTGGGAGTTTCTTATTCAACCAATGCTTGCATCAAGATTATCTTTAATAATTTTCTGGCAACTTCTAGTAGCATATGTTATATATGACAATCTATATGGATACATGTTTGGGCCTTAAAAATAATACCTCAATTAAAGGAAGATGACAGAATAAATTACTGCAGGGTTCATGTTTTAATGTGTAGATAAGCAAAAGTGATATCACAAAATCATAGGTGCTTATAGTGTAGTGCCCACTTctcttgtttatttatttttcaagtaCTGTGGTTGAAACTTTTACTCAACAAATCTCTGTTGTAGTTGTTACTCGCAACTGAGTTGGTGGACATGTATAATAAGTAGTAACTGTTGCTCTATTCTGGAACAACACCATTAACCTGTAACTTATTTAATTTGTAGTTCCTTTTCTTCCCAATACACATATGATATTAgcttttgaatttgaattctatAGTATGACACTGTCAGGTGCTATCAGATGATAAAAAGAGGGCTTTGTATGATCAATATGGTGAGGCAGGAGTTAAAAGTACCGTTGGAGGAGGATCAAGTGCCTATACGGTATTCTGAatgaattttgtatttttatttcctGTGTAGGACTGTACATTTAGGGAGCAGCACCTATTAAAGGATAATAGAAAGTTTTGGTCAAGAAAATTCTTGCTTAATGAACTAATAGCTTCAAGCCACCAACCCAATACACATATGTAGTCTTTTGGAGAAAAAGGGTTGGAATGCATGGCAGTTGAAGttgtgttttattttatttacttattttttagtTGCTTTTCTAGGAATTCATATCTAATAATCTTTTCTCTTGCAGACCAATCCATTTGATTTATTTGAGACTTTTTTTGGGCCAAGTATGGGTGGCTTTGGTGGTGGCATGGATCCTACTGGATTTGGAACACGTAGAAGTACTGTTACTAAGGGTCAAGACATCCGGTGAGTTATGCAGTATTTAGTAGGGTATTTCTTGTGCCCATGTTAGTCAGttcaataatttttatacaTGGCTTGATAAGGTAAACGTTATCCGTGTTTAAAAGTTTGATTCAAATGTCAACAGGTATG
The Arachis stenosperma cultivar V10309 chromosome 7, arast.V10309.gnm1.PFL2, whole genome shotgun sequence genome window above contains:
- the LOC130940422 gene encoding uncharacterized protein LOC130940422, yielding MSAAVCGSKRSFFEELPPSSPPTSVSKRLRCSSSSPIRLSLPTLIDHLRHHFPHMDDQVLERALQECGNDLDAAIKRLHGLCLGSADESSATLEQPDAAVETGVLEDNINGDASASASGNQSATSNFPSDGAEWIDLFVREMTCATSIDDARARAARLLEVLEKSISALASSEETIALRKENLMLKEQIEALTKERNCFKSAFRIQHERLSDYEVKSQELQQLKQLVSQYQEQIRTLEVNNYALRMHLNQAQQYNPFPGRFPPDAF